One genomic window of Daphnia pulex isolate KAP4 chromosome 12, ASM2113471v1 includes the following:
- the LOC124208891 gene encoding endocuticle structural glycoprotein SgAbd-3-like — MKLIVAVAFLAVALAAPQGDKKPIEIVSSNSEMNADGSYSFDFESADGTKVSESGSQKQVGPKPEDIGTVSKGSYSFTTPDGVVLTVNWVADENGFQATGDHLPTPPPMPEHVVKILADLKTAGVL; from the exons atgaaattg ATCGTCGCTGTCGCTTTCTTGGCCGTGGCCCTCGCCGCTCCTCAAGGAGATAAAAAGCCCATCGAAATTGTGTCATCCAACAGCGAAATGAACGCCGACGGCAGCTACTCCTTCGA TTTCGAGTCTGCCGATGGCACCAAAGTGTCTGAAAGTGGCAGCCAGAAACAAGTTGGACCCAAACCGGAGGATATCGGCACCGTGTCCAAGGGCTCCTACTCGTTCACGACTCCCGACGGCGTCGTCCTCACCGTCAATTGGGTGGCCGATGAAAACGGATTCCAGGCCACCGGCGACCACCTCCCCACTCCTCCACCCATGCCCGAGCACGTCGTCAAGATCCTCGCGGACCTCAAAACCGCCGGAGTTCTATAA